One window from the genome of Armatimonadota bacterium encodes:
- a CDS encoding beta-galactosidase, giving the protein MRRLLLIAIAIFAVCQASAWADEAAADAKSAAQIKSGLDVIEKSLPSIKADLDKLKAGGQDISYPMVSYTVLANFVGYAKEDVDKNEVQRASYALSDMEWIKRKLESDMSDALSGKCKLPAVPRWTGDTRPVIKGSSFIAPTTTPGKPGHQMRPVFFNGFGHFSEVCESIEKWPSYGTNIIQFETGPTVVFPEEGKVVDASPGILKILDRAQKAGVAVNFLLSPHYFPDWMFAKYPELRKAREYFFPMCLHAPETQELLKRYVKLVVEPIKDHPALQSICISNEPRNVEEPCKYADEQFRTWLKARHGDIATLNSRWGTTYASFDEITVPNPFAGADAEKPMGRWADFVRWNQEYFTAFHKMLADAVHEVAPKLPVHAKVQSMTFGCASELKCGNDAYLYGTISDINGNDSNCYYAFGGDEDGYANEWLENGIYYDLQRSVKDAPVVNSENHIIRDRETRYVPPEHIRAALWQEAIHGQSATTIWVWERTFDHGSDLYGSIMQRPGCARAVGIVNLDLNRAAYEVTALQQAPPQVLILHDTSALIYDKEEFDRCMFRTYIALNFCGLKIGFVTERQLEAGLVPTTSVLCIPNARHISNAAFSALKKYKGHVIMLGNESLAYDEFDNPRSEKLSGDVIPFSRKDNPARDVHNLLMAKLNAWKVCPKAELVDENGSPVWGVEWREANTANGTVVNIINYLNKPISVKLIYKGKAANTTDVLTGKSVAAIIKLQPLEVRLLRVR; this is encoded by the coding sequence ATGCGCAGATTATTATTGATTGCGATAGCTATATTTGCCGTCTGCCAGGCATCCGCCTGGGCTGATGAAGCTGCCGCCGACGCGAAAAGCGCAGCACAGATAAAGTCCGGCCTGGATGTTATAGAGAAATCGCTGCCGTCCATCAAGGCCGATCTGGACAAGCTCAAGGCCGGAGGTCAGGATATATCTTACCCGATGGTGAGCTATACTGTGCTGGCGAACTTTGTCGGCTACGCAAAAGAAGATGTCGATAAGAATGAGGTCCAAAGGGCGTCTTATGCTCTCTCCGATATGGAATGGATAAAGCGCAAGCTCGAATCGGATATGTCAGATGCTCTGTCCGGCAAATGCAAACTCCCCGCGGTACCCAGATGGACTGGAGACACTCGTCCTGTCATCAAAGGCAGCTCTTTTATTGCGCCTACTACAACGCCCGGCAAGCCGGGTCACCAGATGAGGCCTGTGTTCTTCAACGGCTTCGGTCACTTTTCAGAGGTCTGCGAGTCCATCGAAAAATGGCCGAGCTACGGCACCAATATTATCCAGTTTGAGACCGGTCCCACAGTCGTGTTTCCTGAAGAGGGAAAAGTGGTCGATGCAAGCCCGGGTATATTGAAAATCCTGGACAGGGCGCAAAAGGCAGGTGTGGCAGTGAATTTCCTGCTCAGCCCACACTATTTTCCAGATTGGATGTTCGCGAAGTACCCCGAACTCAGAAAAGCGCGTGAGTATTTCTTTCCGATGTGCCTGCATGCGCCTGAGACTCAGGAACTGCTCAAGCGATACGTCAAACTGGTCGTCGAGCCGATCAAGGATCACCCCGCGCTGCAGAGTATCTGTATCTCCAATGAGCCGCGCAATGTCGAGGAGCCGTGTAAATATGCCGATGAGCAGTTCCGCACCTGGCTTAAGGCTCGTCACGGTGATATTGCAACTCTGAACAGTCGTTGGGGAACCACTTATGCCAGTTTTGATGAGATAACGGTTCCGAACCCGTTTGCGGGCGCTGATGCCGAAAAGCCTATGGGGCGATGGGCTGATTTTGTCCGATGGAACCAGGAATATTTCACTGCCTTTCACAAGATGCTTGCCGACGCAGTTCATGAAGTTGCGCCGAAGTTGCCGGTGCATGCCAAGGTTCAGAGTATGACTTTTGGATGCGCAAGCGAATTGAAGTGCGGCAATGACGCTTATCTGTATGGGACTATTTCCGATATCAACGGCAATGACAGCAACTGCTACTATGCCTTCGGTGGCGATGAGGACGGATATGCCAACGAATGGTTGGAGAACGGCATATATTACGATCTGCAGAGGTCTGTAAAGGACGCTCCGGTCGTCAATTCCGAAAACCACATTATTCGTGACCGCGAGACCAGATATGTGCCGCCGGAGCATATTCGTGCCGCTCTATGGCAGGAGGCGATCCATGGGCAGAGCGCGACCACTATCTGGGTGTGGGAGCGCACGTTCGACCATGGCAGCGATCTGTACGGCAGCATAATGCAACGGCCTGGGTGCGCACGGGCAGTGGGGATAGTTAACCTTGACCTGAACCGCGCCGCATACGAGGTCACTGCTCTGCAGCAGGCTCCGCCGCAGGTTCTTATTTTGCATGACACCAGCGCTTTGATTTATGATAAAGAAGAGTTCGACAGGTGCATGTTCAGAACGTATATCGCGCTCAACTTCTGCGGACTTAAGATCGGTTTTGTGACCGAGCGGCAGTTGGAGGCGGGTCTGGTCCCGACCACTTCGGTCTTGTGCATACCTAATGCCAGACATATCTCGAATGCAGCGTTCAGCGCGCTTAAGAAATACAAGGGTCATGTTATAATGCTGGGCAATGAGTCTCTGGCATATGATGAGTTCGATAATCCCAGGTCCGAAAAGCTTTCGGGTGACGTGATTCCGTTTTCCAGAAAAGACAATCCGGCAAGAGATGTCCATAATTTATTGATGGCCAAGCTGAATGCCTGGAAAGTCTGTCCGAAGGCAGAGTTGGTGGACGAGAACGGCAGCCCGGTCTGGGGAGTTGAGTGGCGAGAAGCCAATACTGCGAACGGGACCGTTGTCAATATTATCAACTATCTAAATAAACCTATTAGTGTTAAGCTAATATACAAAGGTAAGGCTGCTAACACGACTGATGTGCTCACCGGTAAATCGGTAGCGGCTATAATAAAGCTCCAGCCGCTGGAAGTTCGGCTATTGAGAGTGAGGTAA
- a CDS encoding beta-galactosidase, translating to MYRFLLIAIALCFACPIVAIADEAKIDATAAQAATIKDGLLAIESSLPSIKANLDELRVGGQDISYPMVSYTVLQNFVGYSREEVDHGEMKRAVDQLSELQWIQRKLQSDISAALAGKCKFHAVPRWTGDTRPVIKGSSFIAPTTIPGKSGREMRPVFFNGYGHFGQVQDDIEKWPNYGTNIIQFEVGPWNVFPEEGKVNDPSAGLLKTLDRAQKAGVAVNLLLSPHYFPNWMFSKYPELKKHREYFLPMCLHAPESQELLKRYVKLVVGPIKDHPALNSICVSNEPRNVEEPCEYANVQFRAWLKDRHGDIATLNNLWGTSYAGFEDITVPNPFDEANAQNPMCRWAEFVRWNQEFFAQWHKMLSDAVHEVAPNLPTQAKVQCFTLGSAAELKCGNDAYLYGKIFDIDGNDGTNYYDFDKKEDYNSSFLENGIYYDLLRSVKDAPVFNSENHIIRDRDTRVVPAEHVRTALWQQAIHGQSATTIWVWQRAFNPTDDLYGNIMHRPACARAVGIVNCDLNRAAYEVTAIQQSPAQVYILHDTSALIYDKEECDRCMFRTYLALNFFGMKVGFITERQLEDGILPKGSVLCIPNAKHISNAAFNTLKKYKGHIVMLGSECLAYDEYNRPRSGSIKGEVIPFSRKDVWERDIYKALKPKLAAWKVCPKIMVVDAKGNAVWGVEWREAKTANGTVVNLCNYMNTPVTIKLLSNGKDVKAVDVLTGQKVSGLMTLKPLDVRLLKIKK from the coding sequence ATGTACAGATTTCTTTTGATTGCGATTGCCCTGTGCTTCGCATGCCCAATAGTTGCTATTGCGGATGAAGCCAAGATTGACGCTACAGCGGCTCAGGCTGCAACCATAAAAGATGGCCTGCTGGCTATCGAAAGTTCGCTGCCGTCCATAAAGGCCAATTTGGACGAGTTAAGAGTCGGCGGCCAGGATATCTCCTATCCTATGGTGAGCTATACGGTTTTGCAAAACTTCGTAGGCTATTCCAGGGAGGAAGTCGATCATGGCGAGATGAAGCGTGCGGTAGATCAGCTTTCCGAGCTTCAATGGATACAGCGCAAGCTCCAGTCGGATATATCTGCAGCTTTAGCCGGCAAGTGCAAATTCCACGCTGTTCCAAGATGGACCGGTGATACCAGGCCGGTAATCAAGGGCAGCTCTTTTATTGCTCCCACAACAATTCCTGGTAAGTCGGGTCGCGAGATGCGTCCGGTCTTCTTCAATGGTTATGGCCACTTCGGGCAGGTTCAGGATGACATAGAAAAATGGCCGAACTATGGAACTAACATTATTCAGTTTGAGGTTGGTCCCTGGAATGTGTTTCCAGAGGAGGGGAAGGTTAATGACCCCAGCGCAGGTCTGCTGAAAACTCTGGATAGAGCGCAAAAGGCAGGTGTTGCAGTCAATCTTCTGCTCAGTCCGCACTATTTTCCGAACTGGATGTTCAGCAAGTATCCTGAGCTAAAGAAGCACCGGGAATATTTTCTACCTATGTGCCTGCATGCTCCCGAGAGTCAGGAACTGCTCAAGCGCTATGTCAAACTGGTTGTTGGGCCGATCAAGGATCATCCGGCTCTGAACAGTATATGTGTATCAAATGAACCACGCAATGTCGAGGAGCCGTGCGAATATGCAAATGTTCAGTTTCGTGCCTGGCTAAAAGATCGCCATGGGGATATAGCCACACTCAATAATCTGTGGGGAACCAGTTATGCCGGCTTTGAAGATATAACAGTTCCTAATCCGTTCGACGAAGCGAACGCTCAAAATCCTATGTGCAGGTGGGCGGAGTTTGTCCGCTGGAACCAGGAGTTCTTTGCGCAGTGGCATAAGATGCTGTCTGATGCGGTTCATGAGGTCGCTCCAAACTTACCCACACAAGCCAAGGTTCAGTGTTTTACCCTGGGCTCTGCTGCTGAGCTCAAATGCGGTAACGATGCCTATCTTTATGGCAAGATTTTCGATATCGACGGCAACGACGGCACTAACTACTATGACTTTGATAAGAAAGAAGACTATAACAGCTCGTTCTTGGAGAACGGCATTTACTATGATCTGCTGAGGTCGGTAAAAGATGCACCTGTCTTCAATTCTGAAAATCACATAATTCGGGACCGCGACACCAGAGTCGTGCCTGCCGAGCATGTTCGCACCGCTCTCTGGCAGCAAGCGATCCACGGACAGAGCGCAACCACAATATGGGTGTGGCAGCGCGCTTTCAATCCTACTGACGACCTATACGGCAACATCATGCACCGGCCCGCTTGCGCAAGAGCTGTGGGAATCGTTAACTGCGATCTAAACCGTGCCGCATATGAGGTTACTGCCATTCAGCAGTCTCCGGCGCAGGTTTATATTCTGCATGACACCAGCGCGCTCATCTATGATAAAGAGGAGTGCGACAGATGTATGTTCAGGACCTATCTTGCGCTCAACTTCTTCGGCATGAAAGTAGGCTTTATCACTGAGCGGCAGTTGGAGGACGGTATTTTACCGAAGGGATCGGTGCTCTGCATTCCCAACGCAAAACATATATCCAACGCGGCATTTAATACTCTGAAAAAATATAAAGGCCATATTGTTATGTTGGGCAGTGAGTGCCTGGCATACGATGAGTATAACAGACCGAGAAGTGGGTCCATTAAGGGCGAAGTAATCCCGTTCAGTAGGAAAGACGTATGGGAAAGAGATATTTATAAGGCTCTTAAGCCAAAGCTGGCTGCATGGAAAGTCTGTCCAAAGATAATGGTTGTGGACGCAAAGGGCAATGCAGTCTGGGGAGTGGAGTGGCGAGAAGCCAAGACAGCGAATGGGACAGTTGTTAATTTGTGCAACTATATGAATACTCCTGTCACTATTAAGCTGCTTTCAAACGGAAAAGATGTTAAGGCAGTAGATGTGCTTACCGGCCAGAAAGTGTCGGGCTTGATGACTCTTAAGCCTCTGGATGTGCGGCTGCTGAAAATAAAGAAATAG